The Pseudanabaena sp. ABRG5-3 genome includes the window CAATTACGACAAAACTGGTTATTAGACTACGAACGCGATATTCAGCCTTGGCTCGCTCAAGAAATCACCTTAGCCGTCACCGATGTGGATTTAGACGATCAGCCTGCTAATGGCTTGCAAACAGGCTATTTATTGGCTTTAGCTGCTAAAGATGTGGATCTGGCGAAGACGACAATCGATGCCTTTTGGCAGAAACTTGCGGTGAATGGCTCCGATCTTGGCTTTGAGCAATATCAAGGCGTATCGATCTTGAATACTAGTTTTAGTGCAGATAAACCTGCGATCGCAGGGACAACCTTAGATAAATTTGTGCTGTTTGCCAATGATGTGAGGGTTTTGCGCCAAGCGATCGATGCTTTAAAATCGCCTAATTTAGCGCTAGCAAGTGTGGACAATTATCGCGATCGCCTTGCCAAAATTAATACAGGTAAAGTGGGTATTGCCTATGCGAATCTCGCAGAGCTAGGAGAAGATTTACCCAAGGCGAGTTTGCTATCGAGCCTTAGTTTTGACAAGTTAGGAATTAGAGCAAAAACGCTTGTGACTTCAGAAAAAGTGAATTCAGAAAAAGCAAATGGAGAAAAGCAGTCCCAATCTCTAGAAACTGTGGCACAGTCAGGTAGTTCTCTATCTGCTCAAACATCTCGTCCCAAATCTAAATCTAATCTCAATATTGCTACAGCTATCCCTTCAGGAAGTTCAGTAATTATTGGCAATAATCTCGGTGAAACTTTACAAGCTTTAAAAACTTCCCTTCCAACGGAATGGCAAAAGGTGTTAGCAAAAGCGATCGCCCCCATTCCCCTCGATAGTAATGCTTGGGCATGGGCGCAGGATGACTTTGCGATCGCTCTATTACCAAATTCAAAGAGTCCAATTTCCAATAGCCAGCCAGATTGGTTACTCGTAAGTAAGATCAATGATCCTAAAACTTCAGCTACAGCGATCGCGACTCTAGATGATATTGCTAGAAAGAATCTCACTGTTGGTGAAATCTCCCTTAAAGCACAACCTGTGACAGTCTGGACAAACCTGAGTGCCAATGTCAATAACTCGTCTGCTAGCGCAAATTTGAGTGTGTCAGGACAGGTTGTCGCCGCCCATGCCCAAACCCCCAATTATATTTACCTATCCAATTCGTTGACGGGTTTAGAATCTGCCCTAACACTGAAAAATAATCAAGCGATCACCGCATCCAAGAATTTTAAAACCATCACTGCTAAACTACCAAGCGATCGGCAAACCTATGGATATCTTGATCAGAACTTTGATTTAACTTGGTTAAATGGTGCAGAGGCAAATTTCTCTGGTCTTCAGACTAGCGAAATCTTGCAAAAGATCAGTAATTCTCCGCTTGTCTCGATCTTCAATCATCTGAATATATTTAGCTTTGCTAGTACTGGTAGCCAGAGCAATATAGAAAATGGTGAATTTTTTATCTTTCTCAAGTAATTTCCGAAGTACTGTGGGTACATTGGGAGTAATGTAGAGATTTTGAATATTTCTTAGCCAGATTCAGAATTATACATTTTTCTAATATTTAGGCGATCTGCTTTAAGGCTTTCATCTATGTCAGTCAATCGTCAACCACAGCGATATTATTTTCGTAACATCCCTTTGCAATGGGTAATGTTGCTAACGTTTATAGTGCAGGTGATTGCCACTATTGGACTGATTAAAACTCTGTCCAATCAGTCTTGGACAGGGTTGATTTATGGAATAGTTATAGTGCTATCTATAGCTTTTAGTTTCTTATTAACCCGTTCGCTCAATCAATCCATTGTTGATTGTACAAGAGCAGAATCTCAGTCTGAACTTGCTTTGAAGCAGGCTCTGAGTCAGTTAAACTATCTAATTGAAAATTCGCCCTTGGCAACCATTCGCTGGAATCAAGAATTTCGAGTTGAATACTGGTCAAAGCAAGCGGAAGAAATATTTGGCTGGAAAGCTGAAGAAGTCTTGGGTAAGACCATGTATGAATGGCGATTTATCTTTGAAAAGGATCTCGAACTCGTCAATCGGGCTGTGGATAAATCCTTGGGTGGCAACTATACTACCTGCGAGAATCGCAACTATCACAAAGATGGCTCAGTCATCTATTGTGTGTGGTATAACTCAACGCTGATTGATGAATCAGGAAACTTGATCTCTATGCTATCTCTGGCTCAGGATGTCAGCGATCGCAAGCGAACAGAACAAGCACTACGCTATAGTGAAAACCAACTGCGTACTTTTTTAGATAATGCGCCAACCCCAATGACTATTAAGGATTTGGAAGGAAAGTATTTATCAGTCAATCAAGAATTTGCCTATTCGCTACAGATTTCTGAAGCAGAAATATTGGGAAAAAAAGACTATGACCTATTTCCTGCTGAAAATGTCAAAAATATACACACTTGGGAGATGCAGGCGATTTTTGAAGGAATTGCAGTTAATTTTGAAGAAACAGTAGAATTACTTGATGGCTTGCATACTTTTCTTGTTACTAAGTTTCCGCTCATGGATGCTCAAGAAAAGCCCTATGCAGTAGCGGGAATTTATCTTGATATTAGCGATCGCAAACGTGCGGAGATGATGTTGGTTTATCAGAGAGATCTCCAAGATGGCATTTATAACGGCTCGGCAGATGCCATCTTTTTAGTTGATCCGCTCAGTATATTAACTTTTGATTGCAATCAACGTGCTGTGGCTATGTTTGAAGCAAGTAGCAAACAGGAACTAATTGGTATTGAAGGTCGTACTCTCCAAAAAAGAGCCTTTACTGAAGAGGAACTAGATGTAATTAGTGATCAAATTGAGACCTTTGGCATATGGAGTCTAGAAGTTGAATACATTACTAAAAAGGGAAAGGTCTTTTGGGGGAATTTAGCGGTTAAACGGATTACCGTTGCTGGTAAAAAGATAAACCTAGTGCGAGTTACAGATATTAGCGATCGCAAAAAGATGGAAGCAATCCTTAAAGAGAGTGAAGCGAGATTCCAAAAAATTGCAATCGCTTCCCCTGAAGTAATTTATATTACGGTGCGTCAGCCTGACGGGACAACAATATTTGAGTACGCTAATGTGGCGATCGAAGAGCTATTGGGGATTAGCCTTGATGACTTGATGTCTACACCAAATATCCATTATGAAATGTTCCATCCTGATGATCTGCATACTTTTGAGCAAGAATTAGCACATAGTATGGCAACCCTGCAAATTTTTCGCCACGAATGGAGAATTATTACACCTCAAGGGATCAAATGGGTCAAATCCCAAGCGCGTCCTGAACGTAGAGAAAATGGTGATGTGGCTTGGTATGGATTTGCCATTGATATAAGTGAACGCAAACAGACAGAAATCGCTCTGGTGGAAGCTGAAGCGAATCTGAGGAAAATCAATCAAGAACTGGAAAGATTAATTAACCTTGATGGTTTGACCCAGATCGCTAATCGTCGATGCTTTAATGATCGGATCGTACTCGAATGGCAAAGGCTCCACCGTGAGCAGCAACCATTATCCTTACTGATGTTTGATGTTGACTATTTCAAGCGCTATAACGATCTTTATGGACATCAGATTGGCGATGAATGTCTAATTAAAATTGCTCAAGCCGTTAATCATTTAATGCGACGACCTGCGGATTTGGTAGCTCGTTATGGAGGAGAAGAATTTATCGTGATTTTACCTAATACTCATATTAGCGGAGCGATCGCAGTAGCAGATCGAATTCATGAAGCAATTAAAAATCTGCAAATTCCTCACCAAGATTCAATCGTGAGTAATATTGTTAGTATCAGTATGGGGATCGCTTGCGATATTCCTAATCTTGAGCGATCGCCCTATGTTCTGATCAATCAAGTCGATCATGCCCTTTATGAAGCAAAACAGCAAGGTCGTAATCGGTCAGTACTTTTTGCTGCATAGCAATATTCTCAAAATGATGCAAATATATTACTGATTTCTCTCTCCCTCCAATGACTATTTTCAGCAAAGGCTTTCGTCTGCGTAGCATCCCTCTACAGGGGCTAATGCTATTGGCTTTTGTAGTGCAGATTTTTGGGGCTGTGGGATTGGTCGCTTATCTATCCTATCGGAGTGGGCAAGAGTCGGTTACTAAGCTAGCAAGTAGATTGAATAAGGAAATCAGTACCCGTGTAACGGAAAAAACAACAACTTATCTACAAGCCCTTGATCAAGTTAATAAAAATAATATCAGCGCGTTTAGGCGAGGAATGTGGAGTTTTGATGATTTCTCTAGCCAAGAGCGACAGGCTTGGGAACAGATGCAGCTTAATTCTTTATCGCCAATTACGATTATTGGATTTGGAACTCCTTCGGGGGGACATCGGGCTGTAGAACTTTTGCATGATGGATCATTTAGTATTCGGGCCGCCCCCAATGGTGGTGGTAAATACCAAACTTTCACCACTAATCCTGATGGTTCACCTGCTCAAGCGACCCAAACAGATACTTACTTTGATTCCCGTCAGCGTCCTTGGTTCCAAGTAGCGGTAAAACAGAAAAAAGCTGCTTGGACAGATGTATATCCGCATATCTACACTGGTGAATTATTAGTTGCCTTTGCTGAACCCATCTATGACCTCAAAAATGGTGATTTGTTGGGTGTTACCTATGGTATTCGTAGTCTTGAAGAAATTAGTCGTTTTTTGCGCAGCATTGATCTGAAATCAGGATCAGTTTTTATCATGGAACGGGATCAAACTTTGGTGGCGACCTCATCAATGTCCCAGAAGCCATACCAATCTTTGCAAAATATCAAAGATCAGAAACTACTCAAAGCTATTGATAGTAATAATCTTCAGATTCGTGTTGCTGCGAAATATCTACACGATCGCTTTGGCGACTTGGCAAATATTCGCCAGTTAGAACAATTGGATTTTGAAATTAATGGCGATCGCCAAATTGCCCAAGCTGTACCTATTCGCGATCGCAATGGACTGGAATGGGTCATTGTGGTTGTCATCCCTGAATCTGAATTTATGGCAGATATCCAAGCCAATCGATTATGGACAATTCTGTTATGTGGAATTACTTTAATCGTTGCTACAGGGATTAGCCTGATCACCACCCATTGGATTACTGCTCCGATTTTGCGACTTAGTCAGGCTAGTAAAGCGATCGCTAGTGGAAATTGGCAAGAAATTTTGTCAGAGCATAATGTCATTAACGAGATCGGCATATTGTCCAGAGCTTTTAGCCAAATGGCGGAGCAGGTGAAACAATCCTTTGATCTGGTAGAAATTGCGCTCAAAGAATCACAGGAAAGGTATAAGGTGCTTTTCCAAACTGCCCCGATCGGCATTTCGATTACTGATAAACATGGTCGCATCCTTGAGAGTAATATCGTTACTGAAGGTTGGTTGGGCGAACCTCTAGAATTACCACAAGAATGTGAAGTTGCATCGGAGCCTAATCCTAATGTGATTCGTCCTGATGGTTCACCGATGCCCGTCGAGGAATATGCTTGCATTAGAGCTTTGAGAAGTAATTCTGTTGTTTGTGATGTAGAAACGGGAATTGTCTGTACTGATGGAGTTTTGCGTTGGTTTAGTGTCAGTGCTGCTCCCCTCTCTATCGAGCAGCATGGGGTGGTGTTGATCCATGTCGATATTAGCGATCGCAAACGCACCGAGTTAGCCCTTCGGCAAAGTGAAGCAAAACTGCAAAAGATATCCTTGTCTATCCCTGGGGTCATTTACATCGTCGTTCAGAGACCAGATGGTTCTAGTTATTTTGAATATGTTAGTTCAGGAGTAGAAGCTCTCAATGAACTTAGTGTCGAACAGGTAATGCAAAATCCTAGCCTCATTTATCAACAGTATCTACCAGAAGATCGTGATGGCTTGAACCAAGCAATTAATCATAGTTTCCAGACGATGACACCCTTGCAGCATGAATGGCGGATTGTGACTCCCTCAGGAAAATTGAAGTGGGTGCAAGTTAATTCTCGTCCAGAACAAGATGAAAATATTGATTATGAGGATCGCCAAAATGGAGAAATTGCTCGTTATGGCATCGTTCTAGATGTCACTGCCCGCAAACAAGCCGAAATTGCCCTTGCTGAAGAAAGCTTTCGACGTAAAGCTTTATTTGATGCTTCTACGGATGGCATTGTGATTCTAGATCAATCATGTAATGTCATTGAAGCTAATGCTAGTTTTGCGAGAATGCTTGGCTATTCTTTAGAAGAAGTGACTGCTTTAAATGTTAAAGATTTTGATGCTAATTTTACAGAGGAGGAACTTGACCAAAAAATCGAAACCCATGACTTATGTATCAATACTTTTGAAACCCGTCATCGCCGTAAAGATGGCTCGGTTTATGATGTAGAAATTAGCACAAACTTAGTAGATTGGCATGGTCAAGCTCTTAGTTTTTGTATTTGTCGAGATATTAGCGATCGCAAGCTTCTAGAACAGCAGTTAACTCAAAGCCGAGATTTGAGAGAAATCATTTTCAATGAGTCGAGTGATGCGTTGTTTTTGGTCGATGGCGAGACTATTCGCACCTTAGACTGTAATCAGCAAGCTGTGCAACTGTTTGAAGCAGAGAGTAAAGCTGATTTAATTGATATCGAAGGTCATACTCTGCAAAAGCGCCAATTTACGCCTGAAGAACTATCACAGATCTCTCAAGAAGTTAATCAAAAAGGATTTTGGAGTTTAGAAGTAGAATATGTCACTCTTAAAGGGAATGAATTTTGGGGAGATCTTTCTGCTAAGCCAATTACCTTTGGGGATAAATATTTTCAACTAGTGCGTGTAGTAGATATCACTACACGCAAACAAACGGAGATTGCTCTAGCAAAAGCAAAAGCTGCTGCCGAAGAAGCCACTAGAGCAAAGAGTGAATTTCTAGCAAGCATGAGTCATGAGATTCGTACGCCAATGAATGGGGTAATTGGCATGACTCAAATGCTTGCAACTACACAGCTCACCACTGAACAAAATAATTTTGTAAAAATTATCAAAGATAGTGGCGAAGCTCTCTTGACGATTATCAATGATATTTTGGACTTCTCGAAAATTGAATCAGGACTGTTAGAAATAGAAGCAAAGGACTTTGTGTTGGAAGATGTGGTCAAAGGAGTGTGTACGTTATTAGAAAGTCAAGTGATCGAGAAGCAGATCGATCTCCAGTATACGATCGCTCCTGATATCCCTAAGGTTTTACGCGGCGATCGCTCTCGCCTACGGCAAATCCTCCTAAATCTAGTGGGTAATGCGGTTAAATTTACTCAAAATGGTCAGGTTTCCATCTCAGTAAGTGGTAGATGGAAGATGCTTATCTCCCATAAAGAAGAAGATCAAGTGCAAGATGCGGCTTTGCTTAAATCAGACTCTCCATGGTCAGGGACAAAGGAAAGCTATGAGCTACGATTTGCGATCGCCGATACAGGGATTGGCATACAGAGCGATCGCCTTGAGCGACTATTTCAGCCCTTCACCCAAGCCGATGCTTCCATTAGTCGCAAGTATGGTGGGACTGGACTAGGCTTAGCAATTAGTAAAAGGCTAGTAGAGTTAATGGATGGCACAATTTGGCTGGAGAGCCTCGGTTCCATTGCAGGTAATCCTCCCAAAAATTGGATCTTACAGCCTCGAAATTCTATAACACCTCAAGGATCAACCTTCTATTTTGAGATTGATTTGGCTCTCAGCAACACGAGCCAGCAACCTCAACTCTCTGCGAAAACAGAAGCTCCTATTGATAGCAAAATGGCAGAGAAAATTCCTTTACGAATTTTACTAGCCGAAGATAATCAAGTTAATCAAATAGTTGCTAGCGCAATGTTAAAACGACTGGGCTATCAAATTGAGGCGATCGCCAATAATGGCTTAGAAGTGATCCAAGCTGTCCAAAACCATGACTATGATTTGATCTTGATGGATGTACACATGCCGCAAATGGATGGTATAACCGCCACAAAGATAATTCGCAATGATTTAAAAAGTCAGGTATGGATTGTTGCTATGACTGCCGATGCTATGCCTGAAGATCGTCAGGCTTGCTTGGATGCAGGGATGAATGACTACGCCAGCAAACCGATCAGTATCCAAGACATAATGCGTATAGTTTCCTCGATAAACTAGTTAAGACTTACGCAGGGAGCATTTCACTTTGGAACATTTGGCAAAGACAAGGGGCTTAAGCCCCTTGTTTTAGGCTTAGGAAAATTGGGACTACGCCAAAGCGAGATGCTATGCTCCCCTTACGCATTGTCTCTGTGTTATAAAATGAGCTATTAAGTAGCTAGACATAAGTAAACTGAAAACCGAGAAGTTTGTTCCGCCCGCTACGCGGGCGGAACAAACTCTGATTTTGGGTTTTAATTAAGTTGAGCTACTTAATAATTTTGTTGAAATTCTCGCAAAACAACACTTTTAAGAAAAACACTAGCTCTTACTCCAGTGCAAAGCGCTGCTAAAACAGTCTCAATGAGCATTTATCGCAAGCGATCGCTATTCCCAAATGTTCCACTCAACTTAGTGCTAACGGTTCCATTTGTGGTGCTAAGTGTTAGTGCTGTAGGACTGGTGGGCTATTTGTCCTATCGGAGTGGTCAATCAGCGATCGAAAATTTAGCAAATCAGCTCTTGCGTCAGACCTCGGAGCGAGTAAGCGATCGTCTCAACCATTATTTGTCCCTGCCCCATGATGTCGTAGCGACCAATTCTCTAGCCGTAAAGCAGGGAACCTTAAATCCTAATGATCCTAAACAGATTCAACAACATTTATGGCAGCAAACCCTATTGTATCCATCACTATCAGGGAATTTCTTTACAAATCAAACGGGGACACAAATTGGTTATGGACGGGTCTTGAGTGAGGATTTTCAGAAGCAAGTTCAGAAATTGACGGGAGAAAATCTGCCTCTTGGCACAATCTATTTTGGGAATGTAACACCTCCTGAATCATTACAACGAAAATTCTTTTTAGTGGATTCCAATGGTCAACCAACCAAACTGGTGTACACAAATCCTGTTAATGTTCTGCAATTACCTTGGTATCGCCATGCTAAAGACGTGGGGAAACAAACTTGGACACCGATCCAAGTAATTCAGGCTTTGCCATTACTAGGTATATGGTCAGTGGCTCCTATCTATAAAAGTAATGGTGAATTACAGGGGGGGTTCGCTACGTATTCTCTACTTTCAGATGTCAGCACATTTCTGAACCAACTCCAAATTTCCCCAACAGGACAGATATTCATCATTGAGCGATCAGGTGATTTGGTGGCGACTTCGACCCTAGAGCCACCCTATATAAGTCATCCCAATCTTACTCCTAAACGTTTGGCAGCTATCAATAGCAAAGATCTCCGCACGCGAGAAATTACCAAACATCTACTTAATAAATTGGGAAACTTCCGTTCACTCCAAGCGATGCCGCCGTTAAGTGTGCTGGTCAATCAACAACGTCAGTTTGTTTATGTTAGCTCTTACCAACATCAAGAAGGATTGGATTGGCTGATTGTTACGGTTGTGCCAGAATCGGACTTTATGGCTGAAATTCAGTCAAATACGAATCAGACATTTGGCTTGATTCTAATCACACTATTGTTTGCGATTCTCATCGGCTTGATCTCAGCGCATTGGATTGTAGCTCCGATTTTACGGATACGAGAATCTAGTCAAGCCATAACAGAGGGAAAATGGATTGAATCTTTAGCCGAAGATAGTGCCATCTCCGAAGTTAATTCCCTATCAGCAGCATTTAATCAAATGTCTGAGCAATTGCGACAACTGCTAGACAACAAAAACTTGGAATTGCAAGACAAAGCATATTGGCTCAATATCCTCGTCGAAGCCGTGCCAGATGTGATCTTTATGAAGGATGGGGAAGGTAAATACTTAATTGTCAATCGGCAAGGGCTAGACCTATTCGAGATGCCCGATAATTATTTTGGTAAAACCGATGGGGATATGGCAAAGTCGAATCAGTTCTATCATGATGCCCTGATTTACTGTACTGTCACTGATGAACTTGTTTGGCAGCGAAAAGAACTTAGTTATGTAGAAGAGTCTGTTCCCCAACGTGATGGGACATATCGTACTTTTGATGTAGTCAAGTTGCCACTCTTCAATGCCGATGGTAGTCGCAAGGGGTTAGTGATCATCGGTAGAGATATTAGTGAAAGGGCGAGGCTTGATGCCGATCGCAAAAAAACTGAAATCCAACTTCAAAACAGTGAGGCAACTAATCGTGCTATTCTCAACGCGATTCCTGACCTCCTGCTCAGAATTGGTAGAGATGGCTCTTGCTATAGCTCGATTTCGCCCGTAAATGAGGACTCAGGGAAATATATTCCCGTTAAGACACATCTCTCAGAAGTCTTACCGCCAGACTTGCTAAAATTTGAGCTACAGAAAATTGAGCAGGCTCTAGCAACGGGAGAGTTACAGGTTTGGGAACATCAAATTCTGAAATACGGTAAATTAACCTATGAAGAAGTCCGCGTATCTCCCTGTAGCCC containing:
- a CDS encoding response regulator, with the protein product MSIYRKRSLFPNVPLNLVLTVPFVVLSVSAVGLVGYLSYRSGQSAIENLANQLLRQTSERVSDRLNHYLSLPHDVVATNSLAVKQGTLNPNDPKQIQQHLWQQTLLYPSLSGNFFTNQTGTQIGYGRVLSEDFQKQVQKLTGENLPLGTIYFGNVTPPESLQRKFFLVDSNGQPTKLVYTNPVNVLQLPWYRHAKDVGKQTWTPIQVIQALPLLGIWSVAPIYKSNGELQGGFATYSLLSDVSTFLNQLQISPTGQIFIIERSGDLVATSTLEPPYISHPNLTPKRLAAINSKDLRTREITKHLLNKLGNFRSLQAMPPLSVLVNQQRQFVYVSSYQHQEGLDWLIVTVVPESDFMAEIQSNTNQTFGLILITLLFAILIGLISAHWIVAPILRIRESSQAITEGKWIESLAEDSAISEVNSLSAAFNQMSEQLRQLLDNKNLELQDKAYWLNILVEAVPDVIFMKDGEGKYLIVNRQGLDLFEMPDNYFGKTDGDMAKSNQFYHDALIYCTVTDELVWQRKELSYVEESVPQRDGTYRTFDVVKLPLFNADGSRKGLVIIGRDISERARLDADRKKTEIQLQNSEATNRAILNAIPDLLLRIGRDGSCYSSISPVNEDSGKYIPVKTHLSEVLPPDLLKFELQKIEQALATGELQVWEHQILKYGKLTYEEVRVSPCSPDECLVIVRDITDRKQVEMELARAVEAAESANKAKSAFLANMSHEIRTPMNGVIGMAQLLETTELDEEQADFVKTIKDSGDALLVVINDILDFSKIESGQLEIEAKSFDLEEVVIAVCKLLESQAQSKNLNLQYEFAPDLPDLMIGDATRLRQILLNLIGNAVKFTQKGQILLSVTGELLSPFGTSVLSEYQLNFAIADTGIGIQGDRLDKLFQPFMQSDASISRKYGGTGLGLAISKRLVEMMGGVIWVESFGEIGGKPPLGWETNLNTQGSIFYFTITVLLTHISEQQLSSEEQSLIDRIDRKMAEKFPLNILLVEDNPINQMIASLILKKLGYEVSVVNNGLEALQATTDYVYDLIFMDIQMPEMDGLMATKLIRQTAQNANVRIVAMTANAMAMDRQDCLDAGMNDYISKPISIQDIVRIVSDHQS
- a CDS encoding DUF3352 domain-containing protein yields the protein MKIKPVFVGIAVLGVLLLVLSLSTIAKVFAANPRDLLVGVKTQPQAVQLLPKRSPLFLSFLVDPEKLGLFAQLAAQPSDRGDVRHELASLKQQLRQNWLLDYERDIQPWLAQEITLAVTDVDLDDQPANGLQTGYLLALAAKDVDLAKTTIDAFWQKLAVNGSDLGFEQYQGVSILNTSFSADKPAIAGTTLDKFVLFANDVRVLRQAIDALKSPNLALASVDNYRDRLAKINTGKVGIAYANLAELGEDLPKASLLSSLSFDKLGIRAKTLVTSEKVNSEKANGEKQSQSLETVAQSGSSLSAQTSRPKSKSNLNIATAIPSGSSVIIGNNLGETLQALKTSLPTEWQKVLAKAIAPIPLDSNAWAWAQDDFAIALLPNSKSPISNSQPDWLLVSKINDPKTSATAIATLDDIARKNLTVGEISLKAQPVTVWTNLSANVNNSSASANLSVSGQVVAAHAQTPNYIYLSNSLTGLESALTLKNNQAITASKNFKTITAKLPSDRQTYGYLDQNFDLTWLNGAEANFSGLQTSEILQKISNSPLVSIFNHLNIFSFASTGSQSNIENGEFFIFLK
- a CDS encoding PAS domain S-box protein, which translates into the protein MTIFSKGFRLRSIPLQGLMLLAFVVQIFGAVGLVAYLSYRSGQESVTKLASRLNKEISTRVTEKTTTYLQALDQVNKNNISAFRRGMWSFDDFSSQERQAWEQMQLNSLSPITIIGFGTPSGGHRAVELLHDGSFSIRAAPNGGGKYQTFTTNPDGSPAQATQTDTYFDSRQRPWFQVAVKQKKAAWTDVYPHIYTGELLVAFAEPIYDLKNGDLLGVTYGIRSLEEISRFLRSIDLKSGSVFIMERDQTLVATSSMSQKPYQSLQNIKDQKLLKAIDSNNLQIRVAAKYLHDRFGDLANIRQLEQLDFEINGDRQIAQAVPIRDRNGLEWVIVVVIPESEFMADIQANRLWTILLCGITLIVATGISLITTHWITAPILRLSQASKAIASGNWQEILSEHNVINEIGILSRAFSQMAEQVKQSFDLVEIALKESQERYKVLFQTAPIGISITDKHGRILESNIVTEGWLGEPLELPQECEVASEPNPNVIRPDGSPMPVEEYACIRALRSNSVVCDVETGIVCTDGVLRWFSVSAAPLSIEQHGVVLIHVDISDRKRTELALRQSEAKLQKISLSIPGVIYIVVQRPDGSSYFEYVSSGVEALNELSVEQVMQNPSLIYQQYLPEDRDGLNQAINHSFQTMTPLQHEWRIVTPSGKLKWVQVNSRPEQDENIDYEDRQNGEIARYGIVLDVTARKQAEIALAEESFRRKALFDASTDGIVILDQSCNVIEANASFARMLGYSLEEVTALNVKDFDANFTEEELDQKIETHDLCINTFETRHRRKDGSVYDVEISTNLVDWHGQALSFCICRDISDRKLLEQQLTQSRDLREIIFNESSDALFLVDGETIRTLDCNQQAVQLFEAESKADLIDIEGHTLQKRQFTPEELSQISQEVNQKGFWSLEVEYVTLKGNEFWGDLSAKPITFGDKYFQLVRVVDITTRKQTEIALAKAKAAAEEATRAKSEFLASMSHEIRTPMNGVIGMTQMLATTQLTTEQNNFVKIIKDSGEALLTIINDILDFSKIESGLLEIEAKDFVLEDVVKGVCTLLESQVIEKQIDLQYTIAPDIPKVLRGDRSRLRQILLNLVGNAVKFTQNGQVSISVSGRWKMLISHKEEDQVQDAALLKSDSPWSGTKESYELRFAIADTGIGIQSDRLERLFQPFTQADASISRKYGGTGLGLAISKRLVELMDGTIWLESLGSIAGNPPKNWILQPRNSITPQGSTFYFEIDLALSNTSQQPQLSAKTEAPIDSKMAEKIPLRILLAEDNQVNQIVASAMLKRLGYQIEAIANNGLEVIQAVQNHDYDLILMDVHMPQMDGITATKIIRNDLKSQVWIVAMTADAMPEDRQACLDAGMNDYASKPISIQDIMRIVSSIN
- a CDS encoding diguanylate cyclase domain-containing protein, with amino-acid sequence MSVNRQPQRYYFRNIPLQWVMLLTFIVQVIATIGLIKTLSNQSWTGLIYGIVIVLSIAFSFLLTRSLNQSIVDCTRAESQSELALKQALSQLNYLIENSPLATIRWNQEFRVEYWSKQAEEIFGWKAEEVLGKTMYEWRFIFEKDLELVNRAVDKSLGGNYTTCENRNYHKDGSVIYCVWYNSTLIDESGNLISMLSLAQDVSDRKRTEQALRYSENQLRTFLDNAPTPMTIKDLEGKYLSVNQEFAYSLQISEAEILGKKDYDLFPAENVKNIHTWEMQAIFEGIAVNFEETVELLDGLHTFLVTKFPLMDAQEKPYAVAGIYLDISDRKRAEMMLVYQRDLQDGIYNGSADAIFLVDPLSILTFDCNQRAVAMFEASSKQELIGIEGRTLQKRAFTEEELDVISDQIETFGIWSLEVEYITKKGKVFWGNLAVKRITVAGKKINLVRVTDISDRKKMEAILKESEARFQKIAIASPEVIYITVRQPDGTTIFEYANVAIEELLGISLDDLMSTPNIHYEMFHPDDLHTFEQELAHSMATLQIFRHEWRIITPQGIKWVKSQARPERRENGDVAWYGFAIDISERKQTEIALVEAEANLRKINQELERLINLDGLTQIANRRCFNDRIVLEWQRLHREQQPLSLLMFDVDYFKRYNDLYGHQIGDECLIKIAQAVNHLMRRPADLVARYGGEEFIVILPNTHISGAIAVADRIHEAIKNLQIPHQDSIVSNIVSISMGIACDIPNLERSPYVLINQVDHALYEAKQQGRNRSVLFAA